A stretch of the Acanthochromis polyacanthus isolate Apoly-LR-REF ecotype Palm Island chromosome 22, KAUST_Apoly_ChrSc, whole genome shotgun sequence genome encodes the following:
- the rp1l1a gene encoding retinitis pigmentosa 1-like 1 protein — MHSVQVGMWDPRPPSKHASPLPTPPPSSSRHTHVTTATPAKRITFYKSGDSQFGGVRMAVHKRSFKCFDALLDDLSQKVPLPFGVRTVTTPRGTHTIKHLEQLQDGGCYLCSDRRHAKPINIEMANRRPNIWYHHSQRPHRPDTSSTTPPGHLHLPYRQRRILLVKNSEPGMRRSIVLSRRSTRSLRAFLDEVSEVMQFHVRKLYTAEGRRIDNVQSLMTCPGVLVCVGREAFSPMLVNFIRKSSEEKLPGLGNRSPGLGPRTPGNGARSPTTQGVRSPPHGAQSRASEYSEGHDSKKNVNFGLETKKSIIHPRSDSSNRSTRFSLSSEKSYANGVSAGSQATTAITNDDIEKRVLVNKDGSLSVEMRVRFRLHNDEAIQWSTQIKKSPSLTNEYCPLSQCQPHYLQQGQSESCSDPDSTLFDPEGVDYPSQPLQCVLESDHCPCCYHRQEQQYDLWKNPVHSHNHHPVPPPHSSSHTQTVVRHTHSSSSSSSCNSRRVVRCRARVSNCDSASEQSQLVQEEMCVTEQVEHTVEVEQNGDTHIEVCKVSQCCSQSEVVTMDSNIHPISREEEAERPFSAISSSSRVLQLLKEDQDDEDDDLPPSASNCCHSDEASQSRASNVSAKSVHSTEHEKQERSSRAASAASSCNCGAVSPHSTAGEEMDRAPSSASKISEAKIAKSDKEGAADDEDEEVKRAVSGLSGASSVCPNCGGCKRGVNSESNSRASQRSNHSNRASPNPASPRPRQEDANTSEDAGSDVSTQSNKTNLTNHGRHSAMSNVLEGRTSSPESTGKEEERAISATSHRSHKSHNSGVAAEKEEERSPSTVSTKSNKSHKSTTEAPDISSREEAEGGNTAERAVSSLSAKSGASVKSHKSSCQSSAKAASPTDNPAVVEEHINKRAASSLSVKSNASAKSGKAERPDSVASAKSNVSGKSGTSNKSTCSHCAKAASPGGKAADEPIIEVTENGEGTEGEERPASALSAKSNLSVNSNKSQKSANASEWSLSSRSQGGQDGEVRATSQMSGSSVKSNKSVKCTKSSNCKCNGSETAASPVLKVTEEAEENRPESKTSAKSENEERPASAGSCKSHKSNCKENTGDGDKVEDRAASALSGKSASSAKSHKAPSAISVKSHTSAKSKSSVKSDTSCKNPTSPNVVTIKTPEGDDEKGGETKERAPSAASGKSSALSHKSNHSGTTNIAVIETADGDEETVHDDAPKSKTPELSHGQTLSPKAHSPKSSAASARSSKSPVQQLLPSSGAGEARGSSALSVRSATSAKSGRSKCRCGANKEKEGEAKEDEKTKENEDMKSEGASGRGSRSTEQPLSRNSSGSVSLGLPEDQETADSDSGKSSVSFRRETASKVKDQVKTITPDVPKSPNEDGNRAGSTVSQKSNGNSRKSASSHNPPAVDIPTIEMPGEGEDGGDQNTERATSVVSVKSSRSKKSCCNCSVKAEAETLNSKPKEKHAGGSDAESVKSASTINAPNKRNSSAMSSASAKGRSKSPASVKNTNVAETTAADSANNENEAQGISRPASEAKGEEENENNKAASVCSKSPCSLRPESAASAQSDSKGEASKQSKGSDNGSVKIKEAPIKSSSPCPLHGSRPGSKLEMCSESTVSHPLSAADLLKEAMAAARPHSQQSKVSKTSDKSRSKKSGKSGRSRNQKDQEAALELTPACLPNTSPNEVVSGWLQSIPANSSMLALGDEFNEEEEEQRAKEMEETLGDEVAKEESPEDEKEEGVGAEEEDGKEDEAECGAAQKDESSNPASSLPRNWHSSAAVMKVLLSSSLGRCRSLPEVSPVYGRRLSTSARGLLDCLAQLQLIEPAVSPACIQNKSHNQQYDDIMAILHSLWLTEPRNKDTKDNNDGEPEQVTPPRSSSGVDMSSGSGGSRKDNGNQGGDETPPKKTESLHEDEPVEKIADMETETDQGETSADADTGEESVQCEEQSAVPQSLDSPKTTENPSSSDKSSANDGSKSPTDNERETLEGSSSGTPPTVLRAPLTKRLSQDPDPVWVLHLLKKLEKQFMNHYITAMAEFKVRWDLDDSLILDTMISELRDEVSRRIQSSIEREMKKIQGRAGRGGRSPRPPAGANFSRESTMTEKRRRMLKVMKNQSVKTADSVSDGETTGDFSDQRSDDEYCPCDACVRKKMAARPLKMNPSAAEAPVMMEFDLLKILQLKKSPAPAPTTAPEPEEEEMESDNVAVEEERSLEVVEEEDEEEEEDETKEDIKADVVLEETIAEEDEEVEEEEKEGNVEDEEEEEERQTGDDEAEEDEMSENGEEEEEEKGECQCQCGGNEKESDKEEEGQAEEETSNKTDNEEKEEEENDEDETGEDEEETGTGEEESDKETVKEIRADEGDATENGEGEEEEEDCEASESKPEEEEETTGRESEEEEASGETANEETEQVEEFVEEDVSRSAEDEGDGEDGTAGESEEERGSPQGQVVTPTVCVTEGEEADGEDSDGDGKRPRNDGADESGAEKEEDDVVELKPEGKEDGDKGEDSALLHQFTRTSVESQPGSLEDIDSTPNPVDSIEVPKVANDVSTGGGTGNRRSRSPARVKRRKPKEGDDELDDF; from the exons ATGCATTCGGTCCAGGTAGGGATGTGGGACCCCCGGCCCCCGTCTAAACATGCCTCGCCCCTCCCAACGCCACCTCCCTCCAGCTCGCGCCACACCCATGTGACCACAGCCACCCCGGCCAAGCGCATCACCTTCTACAAAAGCGGCGACAGCCAGTTTGGAGGCGTCAGGATGGCCGTCCACAAGCGCAGCTTCAAATGCTTCGACGCCCTGCTGGACGACCTTTCTCAAAAG GTGCCGCTGCCGTTTGGCGTGCGGACCGTGACCACGCCTCGCGGCACACACACCATCAAACACCTGGAGCAGCTCCAAGATGGCGGCTGCTACCTCTGCTCCGACCGGCGCCACGCTAAGCCAATAAACATAGAGATGGCCAACAGGCGGCCAAACATCTGGTACCATCACAGCCAGAGGCCCCATCGGCCCGACACCTCGTCCACAACGCCGCCCGGCCATCTGCATTTGCCCTACAGGCAGAGACGGATCCTGCTGGTGAAGAACAGCGAGCCGGGGATGAGGAGGAGCATCGTGCTGAGCAGGAGGTCAACCAGGAGCCTCAGAGCCTTTCTAGACGAAGTGTCCGAGGTGATGCAGTTTCATGTGCGGAAGCTGTACACTGCAGAAGGCCGCAGG ATTGACAACGTGCAAAGCCTGATGACTTGTCCTGGTGTGTTGGTGTGCGTCGGCCGGGAAGCTTTCAGTCCAATGCTGGTGAACTTTATTAGAAAGAGTTCAGAGGAAAAGTTACCTGGTCTGGGCAACAGGTCTCCTGGTCTTGGCCCCCGGACTCCTGGAAACGGGGCCCGATCCCCTACTACCCAAGGAGTCAGGTCCCCTCCTCATGGAGCTCAGTCCAGAGCCAGCGAGTACAGCGAAGGACATGACAGCAAGAAAAATG tgaattttgGTCTGGAAACAAAAAAGAGCATCATCCACCCTCGATCTGATTCTTCAAACCGCTCCACCCGTTTCTCTTTGTCTTCTGAGAAGTCATATGCCAACGGTGTCAGCGCCGGATCTCAGGCAACAACTGCTATCACGAATGATGACATCGAGAAGCGTGTCCTGGTCAATAAAGACGGCAGCCTCTCAGTGGAGATGAGGGTCCGCTTTCGCCTCCACAATGACGAGGCCATCCAGTGGTccacacaaattaaaaaatccCCATCTCTGACCAACGAATATTGCCCTCTGAGCCAATGCCAGCCCCATTACCTGCAGCAGGGCCAATCAGAAAGCTGCTCTGACCCCGATTCCACGTTGTTCGACCCAGAAGGTGTGGACTATCCTAGCCAacctctgcagtgtgtgttggaGTCGGACCACTGCCCCTGTTGCTACCACAGGCAGGAACAGCAGTACGATTTGTGGAAAAATCCCGTACACAGCCACAACCATCATCCTGTCCCACCCCCGCATTCATCCAGCCACACCCAAACTGTGGTGAGACACACTCACTCCTCTAGCTCTTCCTCTTCATGTAATTCAAGGAGGGTGGTGCGCTGCCGGGCACGAGTCTCCAACTGCGACTCGGCTTCAGAGCAGAGCCAGCTGGTCCAGGAAGAGATGTGTGTGACGGAGCAGGTTGAGCACACTGTGGAGGTGGAGCAGAATGGAGACACCCACATTGAGGTCTGCAAGGTGAGCCAGTGCTGCAGTCAGAGTGAAGTGGTCACCATGGACAGCAACATTCACCCAATCAGCAGGGAGGAAGAGGCGGAGCGTCCATTTTCAGCCATCAGCAGCTCCTCACGTGTGCTTCAGTTGcttaaggaggaccaggatgatgaggatgatgatctGCCACCCAGCGCCTCAAATTGTTGCCATAGCGATGAAGCATCCCAGTCAAGAGCGAGTAACGTCTCAGCCAAGTCCGTCCATTCGACCGAACATGAGAAACAAGAGAGGAGTAGCCGGGCAGCATCTGCAGCCTCTTCCTGTAACTGTGGAGCAGTCAGCCCACACTCAACAGCTGGAGAAGAGATGGATCGAGCACCCAGCTCTGCGTCTAAAATAAGCGAAGCCAAGATCGCAAAATCAGACAAAGAAGGTGCagctgatgatgaggatgaagaggtAAAGAGGGCTGTTAGTGGCTTGTCTGGAGCATCCAGTGTGTGCCCAAATTGTGGGGGCTGCAAACGTGGAGTCAACTCCGAATCCAACAGCAGGGCATCGCAGAGGTCCAATCACTCCAACCGAGCCTCTCCGAACCCAGCTTCACCTCGACCGAGACAAGAGGATGCTAACACCAGTGAGGATGCTGGCTCAGATGTTTCAACACAATCCAACAAGACCAACCTCACCAATCATGGACGCCACTCTGCCATGTCAAACGTCTTGGAAGGAAGAACATCCAGTCCGGAGTCTacaggaaaagaggaagaaagggcCATCTCAGCAACAAGCCACAGATCCCACAAATCACACAACTCTGGTGTTGCAgcagaaaaagaggaggaaagaagcCCCAGCACAGTGTCCACCAAGTCCAACAAGTCTCATAAAAGCACAACTGAAGCGCCTGACATCAGCTCAAGAGAGGAAGCAGAAGgaggaaacactgcagaaaGAGCAGTCAGCTCTTTGTCAGCCAAATCCGGTGCTTCAGTCAAGTCTCATAAGTCCAGCTGTCAGTCAAGTGCTAAAGCTGCATCTCCAACTGACAACCCAGCTGTGGTGGAGGAACACATAAACAAAAGAGCTGCCAGTAGCCTCTCTGTTAAGTCCAATGCTTCTGCCAAATCAGGAAAGGCTGAGAGACCAGATAGTGTCGCATCAGCTAAATCAAATGTTTCAGGAAAGTCTGGCACATCTAACAAATCTACTTGCAGTCACTGTGCAAAAGCTGCATCTCCAGGTGGTAAGGCAGCAGATGAACCCATCATAGAGGTGACTGAAAATGGAGAAGGAACAGAGGGAGAAGAAAGACCAGCTAGTGCATTGTCAGCAAAGTCTAATCTCTCTGTCAATTCTAATAAATCCCAGAAGTCTGCGAACGCTTCAGAATGGTCACTTTCTTCCAGGTCACAAGGTGGTCAAGATGGAGAAGTAAGGGCAACAAGTCAAATGTCTGGAAGTTCAGTTAAATCAAACAAATCCGTTAAGTGTACAAAGTCATCCAACTGTAAGTGTAATGGCAGTGAAACGGCAGCATCCCCAGTTTTAAAGGTAACAGAAGAGGCTGAGGAAAACAGGCCAGAAAGTAAAACGTCAGCAAAATCAGAAAATGAGGAGAGGCCAGCCAGTGCGGGGTCCTGCAAATCTCACAAATCTAACTgtaaagaaaacacaggagATGGTGATAAAGTGGAGGACCGGGCTGCCAGTGCTTTATCTGGTAAATCAGCTTCCTCTGCAAAGTCTCACAAAGCCCCCAGTGCCATTTCAGTGAAATCACACACCTCCGCCAAGTCAAAATCTTCAGTGAAGTCCGATACTTCTTGCAAGAATCCCACAAGTCCAAACGTTGTCACCATTAAAACACCAGAAGGGGACGATGAGAAGGGAGGTGAAACAAAAGAGAGAGCACCGAGTGCAGCATCAGGAAAATCATCTGCTTTATCACACAAATCCAATCATAGTGGAACAACCAATATTGCTGTTATAGAAACAGCAGATGGAGATGAGGAGACAGTACATGATGATGCACCAAAAAGTAAAACACCTGAGCTCTCTCATGGCCAAACACTCTCACCCAAGGCCCACTCACCCAAATCCTCAGCTGCATCTGCCAGAAGCTCCAAGTCCCCAGTGCAGCAGTTGTTACCCAGTTCTGGTGCTGGAGAGGCAAGAGGGTCCAGTGCCTTGTCCGTTCGCTCTGCGACCTCTGCTAAATCTGGCAGATCCAAATGTCGCTGCggagcaaacaaagaaaaagagggagaggcTAAGGAGGATGAGAAAACTAAAGAGAATGAGGACATGAAAAGTGAAGGAGCTTCTGGACGAGGATCAAGGAGCACAGAGCAACCGCTGAGTCGAAACTCATCAGGATCAGTCTCTCTTGGGTTGCCCGAAGACcaggaaacagctgattcaGACAGCGGTAAATCCAGCGTTTCATTTCGCAGAGAGACGGCAAGTAAAGTCAAGGATCAAGTGAAGACGATAACTCCAGATGTTCCCAAAAGCCCAAACGAGGATGGGAATAGAGCAGGATCCACTGTGTCTCAAAAGTCCAATGGTAACAGTAGGAAAAGTGCTTCATCTCATAATCCTCCAGCAGTCGACATCCCTACTATTGAAATGCCAGGAGAGGGTGAAGATGGAGGTgatcaaaacacagaaagagcAACCAGTGTAGTTTCAGTCAAAAGCAGCAGATCTAAAAAGTCTTGTTGTAACTGTAGCGTCAAAGCAGAAGCTGAAACGCTTAACAGTAAGCCTAAGGAGAAACATGCCGGTGGAAGTGACGCTGAAAGTGTAAAGTCTGCTTCAACTATAAATGCCCCCAACAAGAGGAACTCATCTGCAATGTCATCAGCAAGCGCTAAAGGTCGGAGCAAATCCCCTGCAAGTGTAAAAAATACCAATGTAGCAGAAACAACTGCTGCAGATTCAGCAAATAATGAGAATGAAGCCCAGGGCATCAGTAGACCAGCTAGTGAGGCCAAAGGggaggaagaaaatgaaaacaacaaggCAGCCAGTGTCTGTTCCAAAAGTCCCTGTAGCCTCAGACctgagtcagcagcttcagctcaATCAGACTCAAAAGGAGAGGCCTCAAAGCAGAGCAAAGGAAGCGACAACGGgagtgtcaaaataaaagaagcCCCTATCAAATCCTCAAGTCCCTGTCCTTTACACGGCTCCAGACCCGGCAGCAAATTGGAGATGTGTAGTGAAAGCACCGTTTCTCaccctctgtctgctgctgacctgctgaAGGAAGCCATGGCTGCTGCTCGTCCACACAGCCAGCAGTCCAAAGTCAGCAAAACCAGCGACAAGTCCAGGAGCAAGAAAAGCGGGAAGAGTGGGAGAAGCAGAAACCAGAAGGATCAGGAGGCGGCGCTGGAACTGACGCCCGCCTGTCTGCCCAACACATCCCCGAATGAGGTTGTTAGTGGTTGGCTGCAGAGCATTCCTGCTAACAGTAGCATGCTAGCTCTGGGCGATGAATTcaatgaggaagaggaggagcagagggcAAAGGAGATGGAAGAGACACTTGGAGATGAGGTAGCAAAGGAGGAGAGTCCTGAGGATGAGAAAGAGGAGGGAGTCGGGGCTGAAGAGGAAGACGGGAAAGAGGATGAAGCTGAATGTGGTGCAGCACAGAAGGATGAGAGTTCAAATCCAGCTTCCTCTCTGCCCAGGAACTGGCATTCttctgcagctgtcatgaaAGTTCTTCTGAGTTCTTCTCTGGGTCGATGTCGGAGCTTGCCTGAA gTATCTCCAGTTTATGGTCGCAGACTGAGCACATCAGCCAGGGGACTTCTGGACTGTTTGGCCCAACTCCAGCTCATTGAGCCTGCTGTTAGCCCTGCCTGCATCCAAAACAAGTCCCACAACCAGCAGTATGATGACATTATGGCCATCCTTCACTCCCTCTGGCTCACTGAACCCAGGAACAAGGACACCAAGGACAACAATGACGGTGAGCCAGAGCAAGTGACGCCACCACGATCCTCATCTGGGGTGGATATGAGCAGTGGCTCTGGTGGTTCAAGGAAGGACAATGGAAATCAAGGAGGAGACGAAACGCCTccaaaaaagacagaatctCTACATGAAGATGAGCCAGTGGAGAAGATTGCAGACATGGAAACTGAGACGGATCAAGGGGAAACATCCGCAGACGCCGACACAGGAGAAGAATCGGTGCAGTGCGAAGAACAAAGTGCAGTTCCTCAAAGTCTGGACAGCCcaaaaaccacagaaaaccCTTCATCATCGGACAAGAGCTCTGCAAACGATGGCTCCAAATCCCCCACCGATAACGAGCGAGAGACGCTGGAAGGCTCAAGCTCAGGCACTCCTCCAACTGTCCTGCGAGCACCTTTGACCAAAAGACTCTCCCAAGACCCCGATCCGGTGTGGGTCCTTCACCTTCTGAAGAAGCTGGAGAAGCAGTTCATGAACCACTACATTACCGCCATGGCCGAGTTCAAAGTGCGCTGGGACCTGGACGACAGCCTTATCCTGGACACCATGATCTCAGAGCTGAGGGACGAGGTGAGCCGACGCATCCAGAGCAGCATCGAACGCGAGATGAAGAAGATCCAGGGTCGGGCTGGGAGAGGCGGGAGGTCACCCAGGCCGCCAGCAGGAGCGAACTTCTCCAGAGAGTCCACCATGACAGAGAAGAGGCGCCGAATGTTGAAG gTCATGAAGAACCAGTCAGTAAAAACGGCTGATTCTGTCAGTGATGGAGAGACGACAGGTGATTTCAGCGACCAACGGAGCGATGACGAGTACTGCCCCTGTGACGCTTGTGTACGCAAGAAAATGGCCGCCCGGCCCCTCAAAATGAACCCGTCGGCAGCTGAAGCACCGGTGATGATGGAGTTTGACCTCCTCAAGATTCTTCAGCTGAAAAAGAGCCCGGCACCGGCACCCACGACTGCACCAGAACCCGAGGAGGAGGAAATGGAAAGTGACAACGTGGCTGTagaagaggagaggagtttAGAGGTAGTTGAAgaagaggacgaggaggaggaagaggatgaaactaAGGAGGATATCAAAGCGGATGTTGTTTTAGAGGAGACAATTGcagaagaagatgaggaggtagaagaagaggaaaaagagggaaatgttgaggacgaggaggaggaagaagaaagacaaACCGGAGACGATGAAGCTGAGGAAGATgagatgtcagaaaatggagaggaggaagaagaggaaaaaggagaaTGCCAATGTCAGTGTGGTGGGAATGAAAAGGAGAGcgacaaagaagaagagggacaggCAGAGGAAGAGACGAGTAACAAGACAGATAAtgaagagaaggaagaggaggagaatgaTGAGGATGAAACAGGAGAGGACGAGGAAGAGACGGGAACCGGGGAAGAGGAGAGTGACAAAGAGACTGTAAAGGAAATAAGAGCAGATGAAGGAGACGCTACAGAAAATGGAGaaggcgaggaggaggaggaggattgtGAGGCGTCTGAATCCAAGcctgaagaagaggaagaaacgACTGGCAGGGaaagtgaggaagaggaggcatCTGGGGAAACAGCAAATGAAGAAACAGAGCAGGTGGAAGAGTTCGTGGAGGAAGATGTCAGCAGGTCGGCAGAGGATGAAGGTGATGGGGAAGATGGAACGGCAGGAGAGTCTGAGGAGGAAAGAGGCTCGCCGCAG GGCCAAGTAGTCACTCCAACCGTCTGTGTGACCGAAGGAGAGGAAGCCGACGGCGAAGACTCGGACGGCGACGGCAAACGTCCGCGTAACGACGGAGCTGATGAATCAGGagcagaaaaagaggaagatgaTGTCGTGGAGCTCAAGCCTGAGGGTAAGGAGGATGGAGACAAAGGGGAGGACAGCGCTCTCCTGCATCAGTTCACCAGGACCTCCGTGGAGTCTCAGCCCGGCTCGCTGGAGGACATCGACTCAACCCCAAACCCCGTGGACTCCATAGAAGTGCCCAAAGTGGCTAACGATGTTTCTACCGGCGGCGGGACGGGAAACAGGAGGAGCCGCTCACCTGCCAGGGTCAAACGCCGCAAACCTAAAGAGGGAGATGACGAACTGGATGACTTTTAG